GCGTCGTCCCACCTGCCCTTGGCGAAGGCGTCGTCGCCGACCGACTCGCGGATGCCGGCCATCTCCTCCTCGACCAGCCGCTCGACCAGGGCGCGGGTGACGGTCTGGCCGTCGTCGAGCTCGACGTCGTTGTGCAGCCAGTGCCAGACCTGCGACCGGGAGATCTCCGCGGTCGCCGCGTCCTCCATCAGGTTGTTGATGCCGACGGCGCCGGTGCCGCGCAGCCAGGTCTCCAGGTATCGGATGCCGACGTTGATGTTGCTGCGCAGGCCGGCCTCGGTGACCGAGCCGGGCGTGGACCGCACGTCGAGCAGCTGCCCAGCCGTGACGTGCACGTCGTCGCGCGTCTTGTCGACCTGGTTCGGCCGGTCGCCGAGCACGCCGTCGAAGACCTCGGTGCAGGTGGCGACCATCCCGGGGTGCGCGACCCAGGAGCCGTCGAAGCCGTCGTTGGCCTCGCGGGTCTTGTCGTCGCGCACCTTGGCGTAGGCGGCCTCGTTGACCTTCTCGTCCCTGCTCGGGATGAAGGCCGCCATGCCGCCGATCGCGTGCGCGCCGCGCTTGTGGCAGGTGCGGACCAGCAGCTCGGTGTAGGCGCGCATGAAGGGCACCGTCATGTTCACCGAGTTGCGGTCGGGCAGCAGGAAGTCCTTGCCGCGCGTGCGGTGGGTCTTGATGACCGAGAACATGTAGTCCCAGCGGCCGGCGTTGAGCCCGGCCGAGTGGTCGCGCAGCTCGTAGAGGATCTCCTCCATCTCGAAGGCCGCCGGGTAGGTCTCGATGAGCACGGTCGCCCGGACGGTGCCCTGCGGGATGCCGAGGGCGTCCTGCGCGTGCACGAAGACGTCGTTCCACAGCCGCGCCTCGAGGTGGCTCTCCATCTTCGGCAGGTAGAAGTACGGGCCGACCCCGAGGTCGACCAGGCGCTCCGCGTTGTGGAAGAAGTAGAGGCCGAAGTCGGTGAGGCTGCCCGACGTGCGCTCCCCGTCGACCAGGATGTGCTTCTCCGGCAGGTGCCAGCCGCGGGGCCGCACCACGATCGTCGCCGTCGAGTCGTTGAGGGCGTACGTCTTGCCCTCCGGCGAGGTGAAGTCGATGCGTCGCTCGATCGCGTCGCGCAGGTTGAGCTGACCTTCGACGACGTTCTCCCACAGCGGGGTGTTGGCGTCCTCGAGGTCGGCGAGCCACACCTTGGCGCCGGAGTTGAGCGCGTTGATCGTCATCTTGCGGTCGGTCGGGCCGGTGATCTCGGCGCGCCGGTCGACCAGGCCCGGGGAGTGCGGCGCGACCCGCCAGGTGTCGTCCTCGCGGACGTCCTTGGTCTCGGCGAGGAAGTCGAGGCTGCCGCCGCCGGCGATCTCCTCGTAGCGCGCGGTGCGGGCCACGACCAGCTCGCGGCGGCGCGCGTCGAAGGTCCGGTGCAGGCCGGCGAGGACGTCGAGCGCCTCGTCGGTCAGCACCTCGTCGTAGCGGTCGTGGAGGGGTCCGTCGACGCGGACGCCGTCGATGCCGTCACGGCTGCTCATGTCGGCACGCTCCTCTGTGGTAGGTCGGTCAGCACGGCGGCCAGCGTGCGGCCGGCCAGGTCGCGCAGCAGCTCGGCCGCGCGGCCCTGGGCCACCGCGAGGTCGGGGACGAGCTCGGTGATCGCGTGCGCGGCGACGACGCCCAGGTCGTTCAGGCCGTCGCGTGCGTCATCGGTCAGCTGCAGCCGGCCCGCGAGCATGACGACCGGGACGCCCTGGGCCACGGCACGGCGGGCGACCCCGACCGGGGCCTTGCCGCCGAGGCTCTGCTCGTCGAAGGACCCCTCGCCGGTCACGACCAGGTCGGTGCCCGCCAGCGCGGTGTCGAAGCCCACCAGGTCGAGCACCAGGTCGATGCCGGGGACCAGCCGTGCACCGAGCAGGGCCATCGCCCCGGCGCCGACCCCGCCGGCCGCCCCGGCCCCGGCCGCGGTCTCGACGTCGACGCCGGTGTCGCGGCGCAGCACCTCGGCCAGCCGCCGCAGCGCGGCCTCGAGCAGCTCCACCTCGGCGGGGCCGGCGCCCTTCTGCGGGGCGAAGACCGCCGCGGCGCCCCGCGGGCCGGTCAGCGGGTTGTCGACGTCGCTCGCGACGACGACCTCGACGGTGTCCAGCCGCGGGTCCCGGACGCTGGTGTCGATGCGGTCCAGGCCGGCCAGCGCCCGGCCCCCGGGGTCCAGGTCCTGGCCGTCCGTGTCGAGGAAGCGCACCGCGAGGGCGGTGGCCAGCCCGGCCCCGCCGTCGGTGGACGCGCTGCCACCGATGCCGAGCACGACCCGGGTGGCGCCCGAGTCCAAGGCGGCCCGCACCAGCTCGCCGGTGCCCCGGCTGCTAGCGGCCAGGGCCGTCGTCGCGTCGCCGCTGCCCCCAGGCAGCAGCGCCAGGCCCGAGGCGGTGGCCAGCTCGACGACCGCCACGGCCGACCCGTCGGCCCCGGAGCCGATCGCGATGCCGGCGTCGACCTTGTCGCCGAGGGGGCCGGACACGGCGACCGGGTGGAGGCGGTAGCCGGCGGCCAGCGCGGCGGCGACGATGCCTTCCCCGCCGTCGGCGACCGGCTGGAGCCGGACCTCCACGTCGATGCCCAGCGCGTCCGCCGCGTCGCGCACGCCGGCGGCGATGGCCTCGGCGGCCTGGGCGGCGGAGAGGCTGCCTTTGAACTTGTCCGGCGCCACCAGGACACGAACGGGCGCGGCCGGTGCGGGAGGTGCGTCTGGCCCGGTCATCAGGGCCCTCCTTCCGGAATTCGTCCGCCGTGCGAAAGTCTGCCCCCTCAGAGCGGCGGGACCTCGACCGCGATCTCGTCGCCCAGCCAGGCGCCCCCGAGCAGCGGCAGGCCGTCGCCGGACCAGAAGCGCCCCGGGTCGTACCAGCTCGGGCTACGCCGTGCCAGCTCGTCGGGTAGCAGCCGCATGGCGTGGTAGCTCGCCGCCACCACCTCGGCGCAGAACGCGGTCTCCAGCTGGGCCGGCCCGGTCGGCCCTCCGGCCGACCCTCCATCGTAGTCCCGGCGGCGCCGTGGCACCCGGCCCCATCGCGATGGGCGCGCTCCGCCTGCGCTCGTTCCTCGCTCCGGACGTCGCCGCGCCAATAGCCACCGCGAGGCCAGGCGGGTCGTGGAGGGGAACGGCGTGCCGTCCAGGCGGGCGATGGTGCGCAGCAGCGCGTCCTCCTGCTCCCGGGTGAGGTCGCCGTGGGCGTGGTGCAGCTGACGCAGCCAGGCCTGCTGGCCGTAGCGGCGGCCCCAGGTGAGCACGGCGTCCCGCAGCACGTGCAGCTGCACGCCGCGGTGGTGGGTGCCGGCCCAGACGTCGGGCAGCGAGCGGCCCAGCTCGGCGTGCCACATCAGCGGCGGCATGTCCTCGAGGACGACCGACATGCCGACGTGGTTGACCGGGCTGTTGGTGCTCAACTGGATCGCCCGGTCGGCGGCCGTGCGGCCGCGGAAGAGCCACACGTCACCGGTGCGGGTCAGGTCGACGGCGGCGTCCAGGGTCAGCGGCGGCACCCGACTACCGTACGGATCGCGGCCTAGGGTGGCGGCATGAGTCGTGGTGGTCGGGGCGGGTCCGTCTGGAAGCTGCTCGGCCTGGCCGGCGTGGTGGGCATCGCGGCCACCGGCGCCGCGGTGGCCCGCGCGGAGCGCCGGCGCCGTGCGTACACCCCCGAGGAGATCCGCGAACGATTGCAGGCTCGGCATGCCGAGACGGAGGGCCAGAACGCCCTGGGAGACGGCCCGCGGGACGAGTAACGTGGCGGGGTCCCGACCGGCGACCACCCGGAGTGCCGTGACAGCGCAAGCCGTCGTCGACCCGAGCCTCGAGCCTGGCTTCTCGCACGAGGCCTTCTTCTACACCGACCCCGCCGACTTCCTCGAGGCGTCGGTGTCGTTCGTCCGCGACGGGCTGGCCGCCGACGAGGCGGTCCTGGTGGCGGTGCCCGCCCGGCGGGCGCAGTGGCTGCGCAGCTTCTTCGGCGCGGAGCCGGCCGTGCAGGTGCTCGACATGGCCGACGTCGGCGCCAACCCGGCGCGGATCATCCCGGAGTGGCAGGACTTCCTCGACGCCCACCGGGGCCGCGGCGTGCGCGGCATCGGGGAGCCGGTCTGGGCCGGGCGCAGTCCCGCCGAGCTCGCCGAGTGCGTGCTGCACGAGTCGCTGCTCAACGTCGCGTTCGAGTCCGGCCGGTCGTGGCGCCTGCTCTGCCCGTACGACGCGGTCGGTCTGCCGGGCAGCGTGCTCGACCAGGCGCGGGCCACCCACCCGGTGGTGGCCGACGCGGCCGGCCAGAGCACCAGCGCGACGTACCACCGGGTGCCGCCGCAGCGCGCGCTGCGCGGCGACCCGCTGCCGCCGCCGGCGGAGACGCCGGCCGAGCTGCCGTTCACCGGCGGCGACCTCTCGTCGGTGCGCCGGCTGGTCCGGCGGCACGGCGCCGAGCTGGGGCTGGCCGACGCGCGGCTCGACGACGTGGAGCTCTCGGTCGACGAGGTGGCGTCCAACAGCCTGCTGCACGGGGGCGGTCTGGGCGTGCTGCGGGTCTGGACCGAGGACGGCTCCCTGGTCTGCGAGGTCACCGACGAGGGCGTCATCGCCGACCCGCTGGTCGGCCGCCGCCGCCCGGTGCTGGACCGCACCGGCGGTCGCGGGCTGTGGATCGCCAACCAGCTCTGCGACCTGGTGCAGGTCCGCTCCGGCGCGGCCGGCACCACCGCGCGCCTGCACGTGCGCCTCCCCTGACGAGGGAGGCCCGTGGGGCCTATGTTTCCCCTCAGGTGACACCCGACGGGAGGCGCGCGTGGAGTTCGTGGCACCGCGGTCGTGGGCCGATGCGCTCGCGGCGCGCGCCGAGCACCCGGGCTGCACGCCGATCGCCGGCGGCACGGACGTGATGGTCGAGCTGAACTTCGACCGGCACCGCCCTGACGTGCTCCTGGACCTCACCAAGGTGCCCGAGCTGCGGGAGTGGTCGCGCACGGACGACGGTGGTGTGCGGCTGGGCGCCGGCGTGACCTACCTGCGGGTGATGACCGAGCTCGGCGGCCTCGCGCCGGGGCTGGCGATGGCGTCGCGCACGGTCGGCTCGCCGCAGATCCGGGCGCGCGGCACGGTCGGCGGCAACGTCGGGTCGGCGTCGCCCGCCGGTGACTGCCACCCCGTCCTGCTGGCCGTGGGCGCGACCGTCGAGGTCGGGTCGGCGGCCCGAGGAACCCGCAGCATCCCGGTCGCCGACTTCTTCACCGGCGTGAAGAAGAGCGCGCTCGAGCCGGACGAGCTGATCGCCGCGATCCGCCTGCCGCCGGCCGCCGGGCCGCAGCAGTTCGCCAAGGTCGGCACCCGCAACGCGATGGTCATCGCCGTCACCTCCTTCGGTCTGGCGCTGCACCCGGACCGTCGCGGCGTCGGTGCCGCGATCGGCTCGGCCGCACCCACGCCGCGCCACGCGTCTGCCGCCGAGGACTTCGCGGCCGGTGCCCTGGACTGGGACGGGCGCGGAGAGCTGACCGACGAGGTGGCCGCCGAGTTCGGTCGGCTGGTCGGCGAGGCGGCCAGCCCGATCGACGACGTCCGCGGCACCGCCGGCTACCGGCGGCACGCGCTGTCGGTGCTCGGCCGGCGGGCACTGAGCTGGGCGTGGAGCGACCATCGGAGGGCGCCATGAGAGTCGAGCTGACGGTCAACGGCGACCGGCGCCGGGCCGACGACGTGTGGGAGGGCGAGAGCCTGCTCTACGTGCTGCGCGAGCGGCTCGGCCTGCCCGGTTCCAAGAACGCCTGCGAGCAGGGCGAGTGCGGGTCGTGCTCGGTCTACCTCGACGGCGACGTCGTGTGCGCCTGCCTGGTCGCCGCCGGCCAGGCGGCCGGCAGCGAGGTCGTCACGGTGGAGGGACTGGCCGGCGCCGACGACGACCTGCACCCGGTGCAGCAGGCGTTCCTCGACGCCGGTGCCGTCCAGTGCGGCTTCTGCACGCCCGGGCTCGTCGTGGCGGTGCACGACCTGCTCGCCCGCGACCCGTCGCCCGACGACGCCGAGGTGCGCGAGGCGCTGGCCGGCAACCTGTGCCGGTGCACCGGCTACGAGCACGTGCTGGCCGCCGTGCGCACCGCGGCGGAGCGGATGCGATGAACAGCATCGTCCTGGACGGCGCGCACGTCGTCACGATGGACGCCCGGCGCACCGAGCACGTGTCGGGCCACGTGGTGGTGAAGGACGGGCGGGTCGTCTCGGTGGCTGCGGGGCGAGCACCTGACGACGTACGTCGCGAAGCCGGTCGAGTCGTGCCCGCCGCCGGCTGCGTGGTGACTCCGGGGCTCGTCAACACCCACCAGCACCTCTACCAGTGGGCGACCCGCGGGCACGCCGTCGACTCGACCCTTTTCGAGTGGCTGGTGGCCCTCTACCCGGTCTGGGCCGGGCTCGACGAGGAGGTGGTGCGGGCCGCAGCCACCGCGGCGCTCGGCCGGATGGCGCTCACCGGCTGCACGACCTCCACCGACCACCACTACGTGTTCCCGCACGGCGGCGGCGACCTGCTGGGCGCCGAGGTGTCGGCGGCGTCGGCGGTGGGGCTGCGCTTCCACCCCACCCGCGGCTCGATGGACCTCGGCACCTCGCAGGGCGGGCTGCCGCCGGACCCGGTGGTGGAGGACCTCGACGTGATCCTGTCCGCCACGGAGGACGCGATCAGCCGGTTCCACGACCCGTCGCCGGATGCCATGGTGCGGGTGGGCGTCGCGCCGTGCTCGCCGTTCTCGGTGACGTCGAAGCTGATGACCGAGGCGTCCGCGCTGGCCCGGCGGCACGGTGTGCGCCTGCACACGCATCTCGCCGAGACGCTCGACGAGGAGGAGTTCTGCCGCGAGCGCTTCGGTGCGACACCGGTCGAGCACATGGCGACGCTCGGCTGGCTCGGCGACGACGTCTGGCTCGCGCACACGGTGCACCTCTCCGACTCCGACGTCGTCCGGCTCGGCGAGACCGGCACCGGCGTGGCGCACTGCCCGTCGAGCAACGCCCGGCTCGGCGCCGGCATCGCACGCACCCGCGATCTCCGCGACGCCGGCGTGCCGGTCGGCCTCGGCGTCGACGGGGCGGCGTCCAACGAGGCGGGCAGCCTGCTCGAGGAGGTGCGGCACGCGGTGCTCTTCGCCCGGGCACGGGGCGGGCCCCGCGAGCTGACGGTGCGGGACGCGCTGGAGATGGCGACCGTGGGAGGGGCACGGGTGCTGGGTCGTCAGGACGAGATCGGCTCGCTGGAGCCGGGGAAGCTGGCCGACCTCGCGGTCTGGCGGGTCGACACGCTGGCCCACGCGGGTGTCGACGACCCGGTCGTGGCGCTGGTCCTCGGGTCCGCCCCGCCGCTGGAGCTGCTGCTGGTGGGCGGCCGGGTGGTGGTCGAGGCCGGCCGGCTGGTCACCGTCGACGAGGACGCCGCGGCCCGCGACGCCGAGACCGCCGGCCGCACCTTGCGCGCGAGGGCTGCCTCGTGACAACGACGACCTCGACGACGACCTCGACGACGACGACCTCGACGACGACGACGACCTCGACCACGACGGAGACCCGGCGCGGCACCGACGGCGGCGTCGGCACCGACGCGTCGCGGCCCGACGGCACCCTGAAGGTCACCGGCGAGTTCTCCTACGGCAGCGACCTCTGGATGGACGACATGCTGTGGGGCGTCACGCTGCGCAGCCCGCACCCGCATGCCCGCATCCGGTCCCTCGACATCGGCCCGGCGCTTGCGGTGCCGGGCGTCCACGCGGTGCTGACCGCCGACGACGTGCCGGGCGAGCTGCGCTACGGGCTCGAGTTCGCCGACCAGCCGGTGCTCGCCAAGGACGTCGTGCTCTACCAGGGCGAGCCGGTGGCGCTGGTCGCGGCCGACCACCCGGAGACCG
This sequence is a window from Actinomycetes bacterium. Protein-coding genes within it:
- a CDS encoding FAD binding domain-containing protein — encoded protein: MEFVAPRSWADALAARAEHPGCTPIAGGTDVMVELNFDRHRPDVLLDLTKVPELREWSRTDDGGVRLGAGVTYLRVMTELGGLAPGLAMASRTVGSPQIRARGTVGGNVGSASPAGDCHPVLLAVGATVEVGSAARGTRSIPVADFFTGVKKSALEPDELIAAIRLPPAAGPQQFAKVGTRNAMVIAVTSFGLALHPDRRGVGAAIGSAAPTPRHASAAEDFAAGALDWDGRGELTDEVAAEFGRLVGEAASPIDDVRGTAGYRRHALSVLGRRALSWAWSDHRRAP
- a CDS encoding (2Fe-2S)-binding protein, coding for MRVELTVNGDRRRADDVWEGESLLYVLRERLGLPGSKNACEQGECGSCSVYLDGDVVCACLVAAGQAAGSEVVTVEGLAGADDDLHPVQQAFLDAGAVQCGFCTPGLVVAVHDLLARDPSPDDAEVREALAGNLCRCTGYEHVLAAVRTAAERMR
- the aceB gene encoding malate synthase A, with protein sequence MSSRDGIDGVRVDGPLHDRYDEVLTDEALDVLAGLHRTFDARRRELVVARTARYEEIAGGGSLDFLAETKDVREDDTWRVAPHSPGLVDRRAEITGPTDRKMTINALNSGAKVWLADLEDANTPLWENVVEGQLNLRDAIERRIDFTSPEGKTYALNDSTATIVVRPRGWHLPEKHILVDGERTSGSLTDFGLYFFHNAERLVDLGVGPYFYLPKMESHLEARLWNDVFVHAQDALGIPQGTVRATVLIETYPAAFEMEEILYELRDHSAGLNAGRWDYMFSVIKTHRTRGKDFLLPDRNSVNMTVPFMRAYTELLVRTCHKRGAHAIGGMAAFIPSRDEKVNEAAYAKVRDDKTREANDGFDGSWVAHPGMVATCTEVFDGVLGDRPNQVDKTRDDVHVTAGQLLDVRSTPGSVTEAGLRSNINVGIRYLETWLRGTGAVGINNLMEDAATAEISRSQVWHWLHNDVELDDGQTVTRALVERLVEEEMAGIRESVGDDAFAKGRWDDARSLFTDMALSDDYEDFLTLPAYERMP
- a CDS encoding glycerate kinase; translation: MTGPDAPPAPAAPVRVLVAPDKFKGSLSAAQAAEAIAAGVRDAADALGIDVEVRLQPVADGGEGIVAAALAAGYRLHPVAVSGPLGDKVDAGIAIGSGADGSAVAVVELATASGLALLPGGSGDATTALAASSRGTGELVRAALDSGATRVVLGIGGSASTDGGAGLATALAVRFLDTDGQDLDPGGRALAGLDRIDTSVRDPRLDTVEVVVASDVDNPLTGPRGAAAVFAPQKGAGPAEVELLEAALRRLAEVLRRDTGVDVETAAGAGAAGGVGAGAMALLGARLVPGIDLVLDLVGFDTALAGTDLVVTGEGSFDEQSLGGKAPVGVARRAVAQGVPVVMLAGRLQLTDDARDGLNDLGVVAAHAITELVPDLAVAQGRAAELLRDLAGRTLAAVLTDLPQRSVPT
- a CDS encoding 8-oxoguanine deaminase; translated protein: MNSIVLDGAHVVTMDARRTEHVSGHVVVKDGRVVSVAAGRAPDDVRREAGRVVPAAGCVVTPGLVNTHQHLYQWATRGHAVDSTLFEWLVALYPVWAGLDEEVVRAAATAALGRMALTGCTTSTDHHYVFPHGGGDLLGAEVSAASAVGLRFHPTRGSMDLGTSQGGLPPDPVVEDLDVILSATEDAISRFHDPSPDAMVRVGVAPCSPFSVTSKLMTEASALARRHGVRLHTHLAETLDEEEFCRERFGATPVEHMATLGWLGDDVWLAHTVHLSDSDVVRLGETGTGVAHCPSSNARLGAGIARTRDLRDAGVPVGLGVDGAASNEAGSLLEEVRHAVLFARARGGPRELTVRDALEMATVGGARVLGRQDEIGSLEPGKLADLAVWRVDTLAHAGVDDPVVALVLGSAPPLELLLVGGRVVVEAGRLVTVDEDAAARDAETAGRTLRARAAS
- a CDS encoding sensor histidine kinase, whose protein sequence is MTAQAVVDPSLEPGFSHEAFFYTDPADFLEASVSFVRDGLAADEAVLVAVPARRAQWLRSFFGAEPAVQVLDMADVGANPARIIPEWQDFLDAHRGRGVRGIGEPVWAGRSPAELAECVLHESLLNVAFESGRSWRLLCPYDAVGLPGSVLDQARATHPVVADAAGQSTSATYHRVPPQRALRGDPLPPPAETPAELPFTGGDLSSVRRLVRRHGAELGLADARLDDVELSVDEVASNSLLHGGGLGVLRVWTEDGSLVCEVTDEGVIADPLVGRRRPVLDRTGGRGLWIANQLCDLVQVRSGAAGTTARLHVRLP